The following are encoded together in the Zingiber officinale cultivar Zhangliang chromosome 8A, Zo_v1.1, whole genome shotgun sequence genome:
- the LOC122011129 gene encoding uncharacterized protein LOC122011129 translates to MATYPQEITLKVFVNKTKNCVDFVESDLDFVDVLLSFLTLRASLKCECGGDINTSVSYDLNRDDVNYEEFRGVFIKGAKFVVTDALCISLVEDLISTLNKCVNGDRNHMEVRLVKIKREQVLRILKRSLISDTPLTDVLLQNGEGITPKFSDSLAGKKVEKKVIDKEKKVCKLNMVLTRNKVLYAVASQDFVDLIFSFLTFPLGSLKKHLGSRFRMGCLNNLYGSAERLRSSGYMTAGCAERLLNPKLAPYFNCKNQVIGVEEEKEDLYYTCNGFCKLTALYFSCKSHGYSPYHESNQVTLVDPKSQLGGTISSHGSYCQKLMYMVTDELVVTPLSLESVVSFHNEIADPIKTAELSVTEAEILDVLAVALTSNTALTDAFLGTTVGVFTSVDVKGE, encoded by the exons ATGGCCACTTATCCGCAGGAAATCACCCTCAAAGTCTTTGTGAACAAGACCAAGAACTGCGTAGATTTTGTCGAATCGGACTTGGATTTCGTAGATGTTCTCCTCAGCTTCCTCACTCTGCGTGCAA GTCTCAAATGCGAGTGTGGTGGTGACATTAATACGTCAGTTAGTTATGATCTGAATCGAGATGATGTTAATTATGAAGAATTTCGTGGGGTATTCATCAAAGGGGCTAAATTTGTTGTTACAGATGCTCTTTGCATATCTTTGGTTGAGGACCTCATTTCGACTTTAAACAAATGTGTCAATGGTGATCGTAACCACATGGAAGTGAGATTGGTAAAGATTAAACGAGAACAG GTTTTACGTATTCTTAAAAGGTCTCTCATTTCCGACACTCCACTAACTGATGTTTTATTGCAAAATGGAGAAGGCATCACACCCAAGTTTTCTGATTCTTTAGCTGgaaaaaaagttgaaaaaaagGTGATCGATAAGGAGAAGAAGGTCTGCAAACTCAACATGGTTCTTACTCGTAACAAGGTGTTGTATGCTGTGGCGAGTCAGGACTTCGTTGATTTAATTTTCAGTTTTCTCACATTTCCATTGGGTTCTCTGAAGAAGCACTTGGGCAGTCGATTCCGGATGGGATGTCTCAATAATTTGTATGGTAGTGCAGAGCGTTTGCGGTCATCAGGTTACATGACTGCAGGCTGCGCAGAGAGACTGCTTAATCCTAAGCTTGCGCCATATTTCAACTGCAAGAATCAAGTCATTGgagtggaggaggagaaggaagatctcTACTATACATGTAACGGCTTCTGCAAACTAACCGCATTGTATTTCTCCTGCAAATCACATGGGTATTCTCCTTACCATGAGAGCAATCAGGTAACACTAGTAGATCCCAAGAGTCAACTCGGAGGAACAATTTCTTCACATGGAAGCTATTGTCAAAAATTAATGTACATGGTCACTGACGAACTGGTAGTCACCCCACTATCCCTCGAATCTGTCGTGTCATTTCACAACGAAATCGCTGATCCAATCAAGACGGCAGAGTTAAGCGTAACTGAAGCGGAG ATTCTTGATGTTCTTGCTGTTGCTTTGACGTCCAATACAGCTCTAACAGACGCCTTCTTAGGAACGACTGTCGGTGTGTTTACTTCGGTGGACGTGAAGGGTGAATGA